One window of the Labilibaculum sp. genome contains the following:
- a CDS encoding thioredoxin family protein, with protein sequence MAFTLQINDKAPDFDLIATDGIRYKLNDFKSSKLLVVFFTCNHCPYVIGSDEDTRVIADKYIPNGVEFVGINSNSANTYEEDDYDHMVTRMEENDFPWVYLYDETQEVAMAYGALRTPHFYLFNEARKLIYTGRAVDNPKDTSKVTSRDLERAIDEYLAGKEISVPVTNPIGCNVKWDGKDKHWMPADACDLL encoded by the coding sequence ATGGCATTTACCTTGCAAATTAATGATAAAGCTCCTGATTTTGATCTGATAGCTACTGATGGAATTCGATATAAATTAAACGATTTTAAATCATCTAAACTTTTAGTTGTTTTTTTTACTTGTAATCATTGTCCGTATGTGATCGGTTCCGATGAAGATACCAGAGTGATAGCAGACAAATACATTCCGAATGGAGTCGAATTTGTGGGGATTAATTCTAATTCTGCAAATACTTATGAGGAAGATGATTACGATCATATGGTAACTCGAATGGAAGAGAATGATTTTCCATGGGTTTATTTGTACGATGAAACACAAGAGGTGGCAATGGCATACGGTGCATTGAGAACACCCCATTTTTATTTGTTTAACGAAGCACGCAAATTAATTTATACAGGCAGAGCAGTCGATAATCCCAAAGATACGTCCAAAGTTACTTCCAGAGATTTGGAGAGAGCTATAGATGAATATTTGGCTGGAAAAGAAATTTCTGTTCCGGTAACCAACCCAATTGGCTGCAACGTAAAATGGGATGGGAAAGATAAACATTGGATGCCTGCAGATGCTTGTGATTTGTTGTAG
- a CDS encoding DUF1343 domain-containing protein produces the protein MRKIKQLIPYWVLSTCFLFVVSITSCAQKRLDSLITGAENFTEYIPLLKEKKVAVVANQSSLVNGEHLVDVLLAKDIYITRIFSPEHGFRGNADAGEKITNGIDVKTGLPIVSLYGKHYKPSVVDLNDVDVVVFDIQDVGVRFYTYISTLHYVMEACAEQGKKVIVLDRPNPNGHYIDGPVLEMKYSSFVGMHPVPVVYGMSIGEYAQMINGEKWLDNKEQCELIVIPFKNWNRDNSYLLPVKPSPNLPNHLSVILYPSLCFFEGTVVSAGRGTDHPFQVYGHPSFSHGDFEFTPRSIPGASKYPKFEGEKCVAYDLRKINADDFRKKKKLDLSFLLNAYCELKAKPDFFNSFFENLAGTANLRIQIENSLSEEQIRASWEKDRKDFMAIRAKYLIYSDFAEE, from the coding sequence ATGAGAAAAATAAAACAATTGATACCTTATTGGGTACTGAGTACATGCTTTTTGTTTGTGGTAAGCATAACATCTTGTGCACAAAAACGATTAGATTCGTTAATAACCGGAGCCGAAAATTTCACAGAATACATACCTCTTCTTAAAGAGAAAAAAGTGGCAGTAGTTGCCAATCAATCCTCATTAGTGAATGGTGAACATTTGGTTGATGTATTGCTGGCAAAAGACATATACATTACCCGAATCTTTAGTCCCGAACATGGCTTTAGAGGAAATGCTGATGCCGGCGAAAAAATTACCAATGGCATAGATGTAAAAACAGGATTGCCAATTGTTTCATTATACGGAAAGCATTATAAACCTTCCGTTGTTGATTTGAATGATGTTGATGTTGTGGTTTTTGATATTCAGGATGTTGGTGTTCGCTTTTACACATACATATCTACACTTCATTATGTGATGGAAGCTTGCGCCGAGCAGGGAAAAAAGGTAATTGTTCTCGATCGTCCAAATCCCAACGGCCATTATATAGATGGGCCTGTTCTGGAAATGAAATACAGTTCCTTTGTTGGAATGCATCCGGTGCCTGTGGTTTATGGCATGTCTATAGGTGAATATGCCCAAATGATTAATGGGGAAAAATGGCTGGACAATAAGGAGCAATGCGAATTAATTGTGATTCCGTTTAAAAATTGGAATCGGGATAATTCATATCTGCTTCCGGTAAAGCCTTCACCCAATTTGCCAAATCATTTGTCGGTTATTTTATATCCATCCCTGTGTTTTTTTGAAGGTACCGTTGTAAGTGCTGGTCGTGGTACTGATCATCCTTTTCAAGTTTACGGGCATCCGTCTTTTTCTCATGGCGATTTTGAGTTCACACCAAGAAGTATTCCGGGAGCAAGTAAATATCCAAAGTTTGAAGGTGAGAAATGTGTTGCTTACGATTTAAGAAAAATTAATGCGGATGATTTCCGAAAGAAGAAAAAGTTGGATTTGTCTTTTTTATTAAATGCTTATTGTGAATTGAAAGCGAAGCCTGATTTTTTCAATTCTTTTTTTGAAAATCTTGCTGGAACTGCAAATCTGAGAATACAAATTGAAAACTCCTTATCGGAAGAACAAATTAGAGCCAGTTGGGAAAAGGATCGAAAAGATTTTATGGCAATTCGAGCGAAGTACCTGATTTATTCTGATTTTGCAGAAGAGTAA
- a CDS encoding pyridoxal phosphate-dependent aminotransferase, translating into MPQISDKGRLMPESPIRKLVPYAEAARAAGKTVYPLNIGQPDIKTPEVAMEAIRNCTEKVIEYSHSAGNISYRRKLAKYYQNIGINVDENEMLITTGGSEAITFALMTCMNPGDEILIPEPFYANYNGFAVSAGVVVKPITSSIENDFALPAIEEFEKLMTPKTKGIVICNPNNPTGYLYSKEELNQLRELIIKHDLFLFSDEVYREFCYDGEEHFSAMKLEGLEQNVILIDSVSKRYSECGVRIGAMITKNKEVITTALKFAQARLCPPAFGQIAAEASLETPADYFTEVYNEYIDRRNFMVAALNNMDGVYCPTPKGAFYTVVKLPIDDADRFAQWILEDFEYKNQTVMVAPATGFYATKGLGKNEVRIAYVLKKEDLAKAMETLAEALKVYPGRTN; encoded by the coding sequence ATGCCACAAATATCAGACAAAGGAAGATTAATGCCTGAGTCACCAATTCGTAAATTGGTTCCTTACGCTGAAGCTGCAAGAGCTGCAGGAAAAACTGTGTATCCATTAAACATTGGTCAGCCGGATATTAAAACACCTGAGGTTGCCATGGAAGCCATTAGAAATTGTACCGAAAAGGTGATTGAGTATTCTCATTCGGCGGGTAATATTTCTTATCGCAGGAAATTGGCGAAATACTATCAGAACATCGGAATTAACGTGGACGAAAATGAGATGTTGATTACTACAGGTGGTTCGGAAGCAATTACTTTTGCTTTGATGACTTGTATGAATCCTGGTGATGAGATTTTGATTCCGGAGCCATTTTACGCAAACTACAACGGTTTTGCTGTAAGTGCCGGTGTGGTTGTAAAACCAATTACATCGAGTATCGAAAATGATTTTGCATTGCCTGCAATTGAAGAATTCGAGAAATTAATGACTCCTAAAACCAAAGGGATCGTTATTTGTAATCCGAATAACCCTACAGGTTACCTGTACTCAAAAGAAGAATTGAATCAATTGCGTGAATTGATCATCAAGCACGACCTGTTCCTTTTCTCTGATGAAGTATATCGTGAGTTTTGTTACGATGGCGAAGAGCATTTCTCAGCTATGAAACTGGAAGGCTTGGAGCAAAATGTAATTCTAATTGATTCTGTTTCGAAACGCTACAGCGAGTGCGGTGTTCGTATTGGTGCAATGATTACCAAAAACAAAGAAGTAATTACTACGGCTTTAAAATTTGCACAGGCTCGTTTGTGCCCTCCTGCTTTTGGACAAATTGCTGCCGAAGCTTCTTTGGAGACACCTGCAGATTACTTCACCGAAGTTTACAACGAATACATTGATCGCCGTAACTTTATGGTGGCGGCATTAAATAACATGGATGGCGTTTACTGTCCAACTCCTAAAGGGGCTTTTTATACTGTAGTGAAACTTCCAATTGATGATGCAGACAGATTTGCTCAGTGGATATTGGAAGATTTCGAATACAAGAACCAAACTGTTATGGTTGCTCCTGCTACAGGATTTTATGCTACTAAAGGTTTAGGTAAAAATGAAGTTCGTATTGCTTACGTTCTTAAAAAAGAAGATTTGGCGAAAGCGATGGAAACTCTTGCCGAAGCATTGAAAGTTTATCCTGGAAGAACAAATTAA
- a CDS encoding RagB/SusD family nutrient uptake outer membrane protein, translating to MNKKYLKSIYIIGLYLFTFFVTSCTDDLNTVPLDKDIQIEISSDEDFKQLMAKCYANLILGGQTGSDRDISRLDVNFSSYLRLLFNMQELTTDEAICAWNDGNLPDLHDMDWNAQNEFITAIYSRINLGVSYCNKLIQQIGDNPKYTGYLLEARVLRALSYWHMLDMFGTAPFVTEADPIGSFFFPEQASSEDLFEYLETELKAIENELPEPGANQYGRADRGLAWMLLAKLYLNAEVYIGQEKYSECISYCNKFTGNSFYSLEPVYKNLFLADNHLRRNEIIFPVCSDGKHTQGYGGMSFLIHAGIGGTMKGSDYGVSGGWGGNRTTKALVNKFSDPSGLTDSRASFHSDGQTLEIDDVFAFSQGYPVVKYINITSAGQAGSDAEYVDTDFPLFRYADVLLMYAECVLRGGSGGDAATALIYVNQIRERAYGDASGNINSSELTLEWLLDERARELHWEGHRRTDLVRYGKLTGGDYLWPWKGNTKEGSSTNAKFNVFPIPSSDINSNPNLVQNEGY from the coding sequence ATGAATAAGAAATATTTAAAATCAATATATATAATCGGATTATATCTATTCACTTTTTTTGTGACATCTTGTACCGATGATTTGAATACAGTGCCATTGGATAAAGACATTCAAATTGAAATAAGCAGCGATGAGGATTTCAAGCAATTAATGGCGAAGTGTTATGCCAATTTAATCCTTGGAGGGCAAACGGGAAGTGATAGAGACATCAGTAGATTAGATGTTAATTTCTCATCTTATCTGAGGTTGCTTTTTAACATGCAGGAATTAACAACAGATGAGGCTATTTGTGCGTGGAATGATGGAAACCTACCAGATTTGCATGATATGGATTGGAATGCACAAAATGAATTTATTACCGCAATTTACAGTCGAATAAATTTGGGCGTTTCATACTGCAACAAGCTTATCCAGCAAATTGGAGATAATCCAAAATATACTGGATATTTGCTTGAAGCAAGAGTATTAAGAGCATTGTCCTATTGGCATATGTTAGATATGTTTGGAACAGCTCCGTTTGTTACTGAAGCTGATCCCATAGGTTCTTTCTTTTTTCCGGAACAAGCTTCAAGTGAGGATTTGTTTGAGTATTTGGAAACAGAACTTAAAGCCATCGAAAATGAATTGCCTGAACCTGGAGCCAATCAGTATGGACGGGCAGACAGAGGGTTGGCTTGGATGTTATTGGCCAAATTGTATTTAAATGCCGAAGTTTATATCGGGCAAGAGAAATATTCAGAATGTATTTCTTACTGTAACAAATTTACAGGGAATAGTTTTTATTCATTGGAGCCTGTTTATAAAAATCTGTTTTTAGCTGATAATCATTTGCGGCGGAATGAAATAATATTTCCGGTTTGCTCAGATGGTAAGCATACTCAAGGTTATGGGGGAATGAGTTTTCTGATTCATGCTGGTATTGGAGGAACTATGAAAGGCAGCGACTACGGAGTAAGTGGCGGCTGGGGAGGAAACAGAACTACCAAGGCTTTGGTTAATAAGTTTTCCGATCCATCTGGTTTAACTGATAGTAGGGCTAGTTTTCATTCTGATGGACAAACGTTGGAAATTGATGATGTTTTTGCCTTCTCACAAGGTTATCCTGTTGTCAAATATATTAATATAACGTCTGCTGGACAGGCAGGTTCAGATGCCGAATATGTTGATACGGATTTCCCATTGTTTAGATATGCAGATGTATTATTGATGTATGCCGAATGTGTTCTAAGAGGTGGTTCAGGTGGCGATGCAGCTACCGCATTGATTTACGTGAATCAAATTCGGGAAAGAGCTTATGGTGACGCATCTGGGAATATTAATTCATCGGAATTAACACTGGAGTGGCTTCTTGATGAAAGAGCGAGGGAGTTACATTGGGAAGGCCACCGAAGAACCGACCTTGTACGTTATGGTAAATTAACTGGAGGAGATTATCTATGGCCATGGAAAGGAAATACAAAAGAAGGCAGTTCAACAAATGCTAAATTCAATGTATTTCCAATACCTTCATCGGATATAAATTCAAATCCAAACCTGGTGCAAAACGAAGGATATTAA
- a CDS encoding FtsX-like permease family protein, translated as MNLELFIAKKITISKKGDGNISHPIISIAKISIALGISVMILAVAIVTGFKSEITNKVIGFGSHIQITNYDNNSSFETLPIEKNAISVSSIEKIPGVLHVQSFATKPGILKTKSDIQGIVLNGIGKDYDWSFFKNHLVEGKTIQLTDSTKSNDILISEKLSKLLQLKVGDKLSVYFIQQPPRVRSFTLAGIYNTGMEEFDKLFLICDIQHIQKLNDWNNNLVSGYEIFIDDFDDLDLIEQQIKGITATSFTDDGAGLKVRSIVRKYPQIFSWLDMLDMNVWIILSLMILVAGFNMVSGLLIIILEKTNMIGILKALGTENWSIRKIFLYQSAMLIGQGLLWGNIIGISVCLLQYFFEIIPLDPTNYYVDTVPINLKITHIILLNIGSLIVTVSMLLVPSYLITKITPAKAIKFD; from the coding sequence TTGAATCTAGAACTTTTTATAGCCAAGAAAATTACCATCAGCAAAAAAGGCGATGGTAATATATCTCATCCTATTATTAGTATTGCCAAAATAAGCATCGCTCTTGGTATTTCGGTAATGATATTGGCTGTAGCTATTGTTACTGGTTTCAAATCTGAAATTACCAATAAGGTTATTGGGTTTGGTTCTCATATCCAAATTACAAATTACGATAACAACTCGTCGTTTGAAACTCTCCCCATCGAAAAAAATGCAATCTCCGTAAGCAGCATTGAAAAAATACCCGGAGTTTTGCACGTACAATCCTTTGCAACTAAACCGGGTATTCTTAAAACAAAATCGGATATACAAGGAATTGTTTTAAACGGAATAGGTAAAGATTACGATTGGAGTTTTTTTAAAAACCATTTGGTGGAAGGGAAAACCATTCAACTCACCGACAGCACCAAAAGTAACGATATTTTGATTTCGGAGAAACTCTCGAAACTTCTTCAATTAAAAGTAGGTGACAAATTATCGGTTTATTTTATACAGCAACCTCCCAGAGTAAGAAGCTTTACCCTTGCCGGAATATACAATACCGGAATGGAAGAATTCGATAAACTATTCCTTATTTGCGACATACAACACATTCAGAAACTAAACGACTGGAATAATAATCTGGTTAGCGGCTACGAAATATTTATTGATGATTTTGACGATTTAGATCTTATTGAACAACAGATAAAAGGCATTACAGCAACATCATTTACCGATGATGGCGCCGGATTAAAAGTTAGGAGCATTGTTCGTAAATACCCGCAAATATTTAGCTGGTTAGACATGCTTGATATGAACGTATGGATCATTTTAAGCTTAATGATACTTGTTGCCGGCTTTAATATGGTTTCGGGTCTTTTAATCATTATTCTGGAAAAGACCAATATGATTGGAATTTTAAAAGCACTGGGAACAGAAAACTGGTCGATTCGTAAAATATTTCTTTACCAGTCTGCCATGCTTATCGGACAAGGATTATTATGGGGTAATATTATTGGAATCTCTGTGTGTTTACTGCAATACTTTTTTGAAATCATTCCTTTAGATCCAACCAACTATTATGTAGATACCGTACCAATCAATCTTAAAATCACTCACATTATTCTTCTGAATATTGGCAGTTTAATTGTTACAGTTTCGATGTTGCTTGTTCCCTCCTATTTAATTACAAAAATAACTCCTGCAAAGGCGATTAAATTTGATTAA
- a CDS encoding TonB-dependent receptor, translated as MKTFLSGRWRKILLIMKLTCLFMLLSVFQLTASVSAQNVRMDVDFEDVSLSEVFREVRKLSGFNFLYNAEEINSKENLSIEMKNATLEEVLEECIKGRGLKYNIQDSTIVLSTAPEQILRESNVQEKKILNGSVTDKDGFPLPGVSVVVKGTTRGVITDVDGNFNLDVKGDNIILLFSFVGMKTQEVSVGELSSLEIVLEQDNLGMEEVVVIGYGQIKKEDATGSVVALGEKDFNQGTTSSPQDLIMGKVAGVNLVSAGGQPGSDVRIRIRGGSSMSASNDPLIVIDGVPIDNRSISGMSNILSSINPSDIASFSVLKDASSTAIYGSRASNGVIIINTKKAKKGQKLSVDYGSRFSIGEVVKTFDLLNGDEFRDIINSRHASDSDVDKAIRNRLGGEDTNWQDEIYQNSFSQDHNLSIAGSVKDIPVRASIGYTDQEGVLKTSGMKRKTYTFNMNPSLFDNHLKLNIGLKGMDIDNRFADSGAIGAAIRFDPTQPVRSSAPEFDQFGGYYTWMLNGTKNINGTNNPVSMLEQARDKSDVNRIIGDFKLDYKVHGLPELSINMVTGIDYTKSDGKDIVDDKAAFASNDNSELIRTYNHDLKNELFDFYLNYNKEFKSIDSRIDAMAGYEWQHFKSKSDQTVIRRNVTDPSFSADETENYLVSFFGRLNYTFKEKYLLTLTVRRDGSSRFHKDERWGTFPSLAFAWKIKNENFLKNSNLVSSLNMRLGYGVTGQQSLSGNDYPYMGIYTKSDEFRQYQFGSEFVYTLRPNGYDEALKWEETTTYNFGLDYGFFNNRVYGSLDVYFKETEDLINTIPVPTGTNFTDLLTTNVGALENRGVEFSINTLLVAKENFSWDLGFNITYNKNEITKLTNYDDPNYRGVETGGISGVGVGNNIQIHSVGQALNTFFVYKQNYDQAGKPIEGDYVDLNNDGEINTSDRYFGGSPDPEVFMGISSSINYKNWDFSFNGRASFGNDVYNNNALGARYQEMVVNDYLTNLPSSIKHTQFENAQQFSDFFVEDGSFFKMDNISLGYSFKKLKMFKEDVDLRLYSSIQNVFTITGYDGLDPEITNGIDNNVYPRPRTFLFGVNMKF; from the coding sequence ATGAAAACCTTTCTTTCCGGAAGGTGGAGAAAAATTCTACTAATTATGAAGTTGACCTGTTTATTCATGCTATTAAGTGTGTTTCAACTTACGGCAAGTGTAAGTGCTCAGAATGTTCGCATGGATGTGGATTTTGAAGATGTGTCTTTGTCCGAGGTCTTTCGAGAGGTGAGAAAATTAAGCGGATTTAATTTTCTGTACAATGCTGAGGAAATCAATAGTAAGGAGAACCTGAGCATTGAGATGAAAAATGCTACTCTTGAAGAGGTGCTTGAAGAATGCATTAAAGGAAGAGGTTTAAAGTATAATATTCAGGACAGTACTATTGTATTGTCAACGGCACCTGAGCAAATACTTCGGGAAAGCAATGTTCAGGAAAAGAAAATTCTAAATGGATCTGTAACCGATAAGGATGGATTTCCTTTGCCTGGAGTTTCGGTAGTTGTAAAGGGAACAACAAGAGGAGTTATTACCGATGTAGATGGTAATTTTAATCTTGATGTTAAAGGCGATAATATTATTCTGCTTTTTTCATTTGTAGGAATGAAAACACAAGAAGTTTCGGTTGGAGAACTTTCTTCTCTTGAAATTGTTTTGGAGCAGGATAATTTGGGAATGGAGGAAGTTGTTGTCATTGGTTATGGTCAGATAAAAAAGGAGGATGCAACAGGCTCTGTTGTGGCATTGGGAGAGAAGGATTTTAATCAGGGAACTACAAGTTCACCACAAGATTTAATAATGGGAAAAGTTGCTGGAGTTAATCTTGTTAGCGCAGGAGGACAGCCAGGATCAGATGTTAGAATCCGAATTAGAGGTGGTTCTTCAATGTCTGCGAGTAATGATCCACTTATTGTGATAGATGGAGTACCTATTGACAATAGAAGTATTTCAGGGATGAGTAACATTCTGAGCTCTATAAATCCAAGTGATATTGCATCATTTTCTGTTCTTAAAGATGCTTCATCGACTGCAATTTACGGTTCAAGAGCATCAAATGGTGTAATTATTATCAATACTAAAAAAGCTAAAAAAGGGCAAAAGTTAAGTGTAGATTATGGCTCAAGGTTTTCTATTGGTGAAGTTGTGAAAACGTTTGATCTGTTAAATGGAGACGAATTCAGAGATATCATTAATAGCAGACACGCTTCTGATTCCGATGTTGATAAAGCAATACGCAATCGTTTGGGAGGTGAGGATACCAATTGGCAGGATGAAATCTATCAAAATAGTTTCAGTCAAGACCACAATCTCAGTATTGCAGGATCTGTAAAAGATATTCCTGTAAGAGCTTCTATAGGATACACCGATCAGGAAGGTGTTCTTAAAACTTCCGGGATGAAAAGAAAGACCTATACTTTTAACATGAATCCAAGTTTATTTGATAATCATTTAAAGTTGAATATCGGCTTAAAGGGAATGGATATTGATAATCGATTTGCAGATTCAGGTGCAATTGGGGCCGCAATTCGTTTCGATCCAACCCAGCCAGTTAGAAGTTCTGCTCCCGAATTCGATCAGTTCGGAGGATACTATACATGGATGCTTAATGGAACCAAGAATATTAATGGAACGAATAATCCTGTTTCTATGCTTGAGCAAGCGCGTGATAAATCAGATGTTAATCGAATTATCGGTGATTTTAAATTAGATTATAAAGTGCATGGCTTACCGGAGTTAAGTATTAATATGGTGACAGGTATTGATTATACCAAAAGTGATGGGAAAGATATTGTTGATGATAAGGCTGCTTTCGCATCCAACGATAATTCGGAATTGATTAGGACATACAATCATGATCTTAAAAATGAACTTTTTGATTTCTATTTGAATTACAACAAGGAATTTAAAAGTATTGATAGTAGAATTGATGCTATGGCAGGGTATGAGTGGCAGCATTTCAAGAGTAAATCAGATCAAACTGTAATACGAAGAAATGTAACAGATCCCTCTTTTAGTGCTGATGAGACAGAAAATTATTTAGTATCGTTTTTTGGTCGTTTAAACTATACTTTCAAAGAAAAGTACTTGCTCACTCTAACAGTTCGTCGAGATGGTTCAAGCCGCTTTCATAAAGATGAAAGATGGGGAACTTTTCCATCACTGGCTTTTGCATGGAAAATCAAAAATGAAAATTTTCTCAAAAACTCTAATCTGGTAAGTAGTTTAAATATGCGGCTGGGATATGGAGTTACAGGACAGCAATCTTTATCTGGTAATGATTATCCATATATGGGAATTTATACCAAAAGTGATGAATTCAGACAATATCAGTTTGGATCAGAATTCGTTTATACACTGCGTCCCAATGGATATGATGAGGCGTTAAAGTGGGAGGAAACTACAACTTACAATTTTGGATTGGATTATGGATTCTTTAATAATCGTGTTTATGGTAGTCTTGATGTTTATTTTAAGGAAACCGAAGATTTAATTAATACCATTCCCGTTCCAACAGGAACCAATTTTACAGATTTATTGACAACAAATGTTGGAGCATTAGAAAATAGAGGTGTTGAGTTTTCCATCAACACATTGCTTGTGGCTAAAGAAAATTTTAGTTGGGATTTAGGCTTTAATATCACATACAACAAGAATGAAATAACCAAGCTTACTAACTACGATGATCCAAATTATAGAGGCGTTGAGACTGGTGGAATTAGTGGTGTTGGTGTTGGGAATAATATTCAGATCCACTCAGTTGGTCAAGCCCTTAATACTTTTTTTGTCTATAAACAAAATTACGATCAAGCGGGTAAACCAATTGAGGGTGACTATGTTGATTTGAATAATGATGGAGAAATTAATACAAGTGACCGATACTTTGGTGGAAGTCCGGATCCTGAAGTTTTCATGGGAATTTCATCAAGCATAAATTATAAAAACTGGGATTTCAGCTTCAATGGCCGGGCAAGTTTTGGTAACGATGTTTATAACAATAATGCTTTGGGTGCGCGTTATCAGGAAATGGTAGTTAACGATTATTTAACCAATTTGCCTTCATCGATTAAGCATACACAATTCGAAAATGCGCAGCAATTTTCAGATTTTTTTGTGGAGGATGGAAGCTTCTTTAAAATGGATAATATATCACTTGGGTACAGCTTTAAGAAATTAAAAATGTTTAAAGAAGATGTTGACCTAAGATTGTATTCCAGTATTCAAAATGTATTTACGATTACTGGTTACGATGGACTTGATCCTGAAATTACCAATGGGATTGATAACAATGTTTATCCAAGACCAAGAACATTTTTGTTTGGTGTTAACATGAAGTTTTAA
- a CDS encoding FecR domain-containing protein: MEKFSKEFRVGELLFKQRIESLSPVEEIELSTWLESDNKNELFANNLLSDEDLAEQISKRKSVRTNSALQKVNEKIDSAKTRRLVMNFLKYAAVIFLPIAAVWFVSSTYNQSLLVQETLIEPGSPKAVLMLADGSSVDLGAQKNKSIQFENEVVAKNVNSNLIYSQLNENNQEQNLIEKFNTLLTPLKGEYSTTLSDGTKVWLNSSSSLRYPVRFSKNIRKVYLLGEAYFEVAKNETKPFYIVLENGMEIRVLGTKFNIMSYGDEDLVETTLLEGKVQVTSKNINGCEQKNILIPNQQFSFNKESKKSEVKFVDASIYAAWKDGLFIFENEKLGVFMRKLERWYGCGIVYENEELRNISFTGEIKKYEDFSSVLKILKLTEDIDFTVEGNVIYVKKGLK, from the coding sequence ATGGAAAAATTTAGTAAGGAGTTTAGGGTTGGTGAATTACTTTTCAAGCAAAGAATTGAAAGTTTATCACCTGTGGAGGAGATTGAGTTGAGTACTTGGTTAGAAAGCGATAATAAAAATGAATTGTTCGCGAATAATTTATTATCGGATGAAGATTTAGCAGAACAAATCTCAAAAAGAAAAAGCGTAAGAACTAATTCAGCTCTACAAAAGGTAAATGAAAAGATTGATTCTGCGAAAACCCGTCGCTTAGTTATGAATTTCTTAAAATATGCAGCCGTAATTTTTCTGCCAATTGCAGCTGTTTGGTTTGTAAGTTCCACTTATAACCAAAGTTTACTTGTACAGGAAACCCTAATCGAACCAGGTAGCCCGAAAGCAGTTTTAATGCTTGCAGACGGATCCAGTGTTGATTTGGGTGCTCAAAAAAATAAATCCATTCAGTTTGAGAATGAGGTTGTTGCTAAGAATGTCAATAGTAATCTTATTTACAGTCAATTGAATGAGAATAATCAAGAACAAAATTTAATTGAAAAATTCAATACATTACTCACTCCGTTAAAAGGTGAATATTCAACTACCTTGAGTGATGGGACAAAAGTTTGGCTGAATTCTTCTTCTTCCCTTCGGTATCCAGTACGATTTTCAAAAAATATACGTAAAGTGTACTTGTTGGGAGAGGCATATTTTGAGGTGGCGAAAAATGAGACAAAGCCTTTTTACATTGTTTTGGAAAACGGAATGGAAATTAGAGTATTAGGAACCAAATTCAATATCATGTCATATGGAGATGAAGATTTGGTTGAAACGACACTATTGGAAGGGAAAGTGCAAGTGACGTCCAAAAATATCAACGGATGTGAACAGAAAAATATTTTAATTCCTAATCAGCAATTCTCCTTTAACAAAGAATCGAAAAAATCAGAAGTTAAATTTGTGGATGCTTCCATTTATGCGGCATGGAAAGATGGTTTGTTTATTTTTGAAAATGAAAAACTTGGAGTTTTCATGAGAAAGCTGGAACGTTGGTATGGCTGTGGAATTGTTTATGAGAATGAAGAATTAAGGAACATTAGTTTTACAGGTGAAATAAAAAAGTATGAAGATTTCTCTTCAGTATTGAAAATTTTAAAGCTAACTGAAGATATTGATTTTACTGTTGAAGGGAATGTGATTTACGTAAAAAAAGGACTAAAATAA
- a CDS encoding RNA polymerase sigma-70 factor translates to MKELELIHNLNDGNRIVFNQLFKKYYSGLCSFASNYISNQDLIEDFVQESFIKLWEKRKSIESISAMKGFLHVVIRNKCLNHIRDSKKIFLLADEEYKQLLSEDFFLEKIIEEEYYSQLYQLIKTLPPRTQEVLSLSMRGLNQSEISEELDIEISTVKSHKKLAYKTLRRGFEVFVFAMMLN, encoded by the coding sequence ATGAAGGAGCTTGAATTAATACATAATCTGAATGATGGAAATAGAATAGTTTTTAATCAGCTATTTAAAAAGTATTATTCAGGGCTTTGTTCGTTTGCTTCAAATTATATTTCAAATCAAGATTTAATAGAGGATTTTGTGCAAGAATCCTTTATAAAACTTTGGGAAAAAAGAAAATCCATTGAATCTATTAGTGCCATGAAAGGCTTTTTGCATGTTGTTATTCGAAACAAGTGTCTCAATCATATTCGTGATTCAAAAAAAATATTTTTACTGGCAGATGAAGAATACAAACAACTTTTATCTGAAGATTTTTTTCTGGAAAAAATTATAGAAGAGGAGTATTATTCTCAGTTATACCAACTTATAAAAACTTTACCTCCGCGAACTCAAGAAGTTTTAAGTTTGAGTATGAGGGGGTTAAATCAATCGGAGATATCGGAAGAATTAGATATCGAAATAAGTACTGTTAAAAGCCACAAGAAGCTTGCTTACAAAACATTAAGAAGAGGTTTTGAAGTTTTCGTTTTTGCGATGATGTTGAATTAA